TCTTAGTCCTAAAGAGGAAGTACTTATAAAAGAAAAAGAAGGGGAAAGGATACTTGGAAAGGTTAGGCCTGATGACTATGTGATAGCTTTGGCCATACAGGGAGAAATGCCTTCTTCAGAAAAACTTGCCAACAAATTAGACCAGCTAGCTACGTATGGGAACAGCAAAATTGCGTTTATTATTGGCGGCTCACTCGGTTTAAGTGAGAAAGTAATGGATCGAGCCGATGAAGCCATTTCATTTTCGAAAATGACTTTTCCACACCAGTTAATGAGGCTAATATTAGTTGAGCAGATTTATCGTGCTTTTCGAATTAACCGGGGTGAACCGTACCACAAATAGTGTTATAACAAAGGGGAACGTTAGAAAAGTTAATATAGTTTCAGTTTAGGACAGGTTAGGACAGGAAAAAGCCTGTCTTTTTCTTATTTGAAGAAGGTATTGGAACGGTGTAAATTTGCTTCTAGCAAGCACTCTTTCGAATGTTGTTAGATGAGAAAGTGAAATAAGAAGTGCAGTATTACGCTTAACCCAAGTGTTTACTTGTACAAATAACCGAGTAATCTTATTGGTTATTGTTCAGTTTCAAATAAGTGGATGGACTTCTCACTTTTTTACCAGCATTAAATAGTTTATAATTATAAGATGACAGTAGAATCTTATAATCTGTAAATAAACACGTAAATATGTATTTAAGACAAATAGGTGTGTAACCTATCTAGACATCATAGGGTATAAGGATGGTAAAAATGAGCGATAGACAAACAAAAACAGATGTTATCTTAATTGGTGCTGGTATTATGAGTGCAACATTAGGAGCACTCCTGAAGGAATTAGTACCAGAATGGAATATTAAAGTGTTTGAGAAGCTTGCAAAGCCCGGGGAAGAAAGCTCGAATGAATGGAATAATGCGGGGACGGGCCATGCTGCATTGTGTGAGCTTAACTACACAAATGAAAAACCAGACGGATCTATAGATATAAGTAAGGCGATTAAGATTAACGAGCAGTTTCAAGTCTCAAAGCAATTTTGGTCCTATCTTGTAAACCGTAAACTGATTACTAACCCGCAGGAATTTATTAAGGCATTGCCTCATATGAGCTTAGTACAAGGGGAATCAAATGTAACATTCTTAAAGAAACGTTTTGAAGCGCTTTCAAATAACCCATTATTTCAAGGGATGGAATACTCAGATAACCCCGAGAAACTAGAGGAATGGATTCCGCTTATTATGAATGGGAGAACTTCAAAAGACCCTATTGCGGCAACAAAAATTGATTCAGGAACGGATGTCAATTTTGGTGCTTTAACACGTATGTTGTTTGATCACTTAAAAAATAATAAAGTCGAGGTACACTACAAGCATAGTGTTAAGGATATTAAGCGGACTAGCGATGGTTCTTGGGAAGTCAAAGTTCTCGATATGGATAGCGGTAAAATGGAGCACCATACATCTAAATTTGTATTCATTGGCGGTGGAGGTGGAAGCCTACCTTTACTACAAAAAACCGGTATACCGGAGTCAAAACATATTGGAGGATTCCCGGTTAGCGGACTATTTATGGTTTGTAAGAATCCAAAAGTTATAGAGCAGCATCATGCAAAAGTGTATGGCAAAGCTAAAGTAGGTGCTCCTCCAATGTCTGTACCGCACCTTGATACAAGATTTATCAATGGCAAAAAGGCATTATTGTTTGGACCTTTTGCTGGCTTCTCACCCAAATTTTTAAAGACAGGGTCGAACCTTGATTTGATACGATCTGTAAAACCTAATAATATCCTTACGATGTTAGCGGCTGGCGTCAAAGAGATGGCACTGACTAAATATTTGATTCAGCAAGTGCTGTTGTCGAATGAAAAGCGTATGGAAGAGCTTCGTGAGTTTATTCCAAATGCTAAGCTGGAAGATTGGGAGATAGTAGTAGCTGGCCAACGAGTGCAAGTAATTAAAGATACAGAGGCTGGAAAAGGAACACTGCAATTTGGTACGGAGGTTGTTAGTGCCACTGATGGTTCAGTAGCTGCTCTGTTAGGTGCTTCTCCAGGTGCTTCAACTGCCGTTCATGTTATGTTAGAGGTACTAGAAAAGTGTTTCCCACAACATATCAAAGAGTGGGAGCCAAAAATTAAAGAAATGATTCCTTCCTTTGGAGTGTCACTCTCAGGGAATCCAGATTTATTCAAAGATATCGATAAATCAACCTCACAAACGCTGGGTCTTAGCAAAAAAGAACCGGTTAATAGTTAGTGATGATAAGTAAAGAACCTTTAATCATTATGGATTGAAGGTTCTTTTTTCTATCCCCCAGAAAGGGAGACTGTATATCAGTCTCCTTTTCTACTACTATTTAACTACTAAGACTGGACACGGTGATTGATTGGAAATTTGACTACTAACACTTCCGAGGATTAGCTTTTTAATGCCACTGACTCCTCTATTTCCGACAATTATGAGATCTACATTATTTTGTTGTGCATACTCATAAATTTCATCCGCCGGATTACCCATTAAGATTTCATAATCTACTTCAGTTAATGTAGGTGAAAGGCTACTTTTAGCAATAGATAGAATTTCTCCAGATGTGTTATCACTATATTCCCGATGTTTCATGCCTGATTCTTCTGGATTATGAACAGGGTCTACGTAGGATTGTGGATGGTTAATAATATCATTCCCATTTATTGCACTTTGTACAGAAAAGGGCTGATCTACAGGGATGGTAGCTGCCGGTTTCGACTCATCCACATAAATAACTGTTAATCGCGCATGACTAAATTTCGTTAGATTCTCTGACATTTTTAAAGCTTCTCTACTATCTTTAGACCCATCAAAAGCTACTAATATGTTTGAAAAAGTTTTGTTCATTATAAACAGCTCCTCATATGGTTCAGTTTATTTAGTAAAATAGCTTAAATCATAGGTAAAATATAGGTAATTAAAAACCATAGGATACCGAAAAATATAATCAAGTAGGCTGTATATTTAATGAGAGTCGTTCCAACAAGGCTAGAATTTGATTTCTTTTCCTTTTTTTCAACGTGAATGTTTTTATCTTCCATGAAGAACACTCCTTTTTTACAAAGTCTTAGACTATTGCTTTTTCGGCTGGTAATGATGTTTTATCTACGGGTTTAAAGTAGTTCTGTAAATCAAAAATGACTTGATTAACGTTATTTCCTTGTACAACAATTTTTACTTCATCATTACTCTTACAGGTTAAAAGAAATGAAACAAGTTTTGGTAGGTTATTAGGATTTAAAACTTTGCGCTGGCTAATCATATAAATATTTCCGCTGTAGTTTCTAGTAAATTGATGAAAAGAAAGTATACGATCCATTGAAGTATCCTCATGTAAAGTTATTTGAGTAGATAGGATTTCTTTCAAATTCATCTCCTCCTAAATTAATGACTTAGTAGTATTTACACAATCTTTGGACAAATTAAACGTTTTCAATATTTAAGAAGAGGTAACAAATGTAACAAAATCCCTTTGTTTAGATATTGTTAAGCCATTTCTAAGCGTATTTAAGATAAATCTTTAGCAATTTTATGGTTTTGCTAGTGTCATAGTCTTCTACCAACCCTCAGCATCTTTAATCTCGAAATATAGGCTTATATCCGAATTTACTGATAATTTAATCTATAGTAAGGTTAATATATACCGTTCAAGACTTGGTTTATGAAGGTACCCTGCTTATCCCTTCTATATGTATTCTCCAATTCGAGAGCTCGTTTGGAGTCTCCAGTCTTTTCATTTACCCCTTATTTAATTTAGAAATCTCACAACCTAAGATCAATAACATTAAGGAGTGGTTTGTTGCAAACCGATAATATTAAAAAACCTACATTTATGTATGCACTATCTATGTTAATTGCAGCGATTGCTGTTATTTCAGTGGGGATACTCGCATTTGATGCACCGATTCAAATTCTGATGTTTATCAGCATGCTTGTACTAATTCCGTTTATGATGGGGTTGGGTTTTAGTTATAAACAAGTTGAAAAGTCGATGATAAGTTCGATGAGTAGGGCGTTACAGCCAGGGCTGATTTTATTAACCGTCGGTATTTTAATCGGTGCATGGATCGCATCCGGTACCGTACCAACGTTAATTTTCTATGGAGTAAATGCGATATCACCCCAGTTCTTTTTAGTTACAACCTTACTATTTTGTTCACTTGTATCAGTGGCCACGGGAACTTCATGGGGAACGATTGGGACAGCAGGGATTGCCATGATGGGGGTCGGAACAACTTTAGGAATACCAGTTGGAATTACAGCAGGTGCTATTATTAGTGGGGCTTACTTTGGAGACAAAATGTCACCCCTTTCAGATACAACAAACTTAGCACCAACAGTAACAGGTGGGGAGTTATTCACCCATATCAAGCACATGCTTTGGACGACAATACCTGCATATATAATTACAGCCGTGATTTTTACCTTGATTGGCTTAAAGTATACAGGAACTGTAGATGCTGCAAGTGTTGGCCAACTTACATCTTATCTAAATGAGGCTTTTAATCTGGGTATTGTACCGTTAATTCCTATTGCTGTGTTAATAACATTGCTAATGCTAAAAAAGCCAGCTATTCCATCCATTTTTATTGGAGCAGCAGTAGGTGGGATCATTGCAATGGTTTATCAAGGTGTAAGTTTTGGTGATATTATTAACATTTTCTATAGCGGTTACCAAGTAGAATCTGGAATTGCAATAGTTGATAGTTTACTTCAACGTGGTGGGTTAGTCAGTATGATTGCCCTTGTAGCTTTATTCTTATTTGCCCTTGGTCTGGGTGGTATGCTAGCGGAAGCGGGAGTATTAGAAGCTCTCATTGCATCTTTCGCTCATAAAATTCAA
The nucleotide sequence above comes from Bacillus carboniphilus. Encoded proteins:
- the rlmH gene encoding 23S rRNA (pseudouridine(1915)-N(3))-methyltransferase RlmH; its protein translation is MNITIITVGKLKEKYLKLGIEEYTKRLSSYAKVDIVEVADEKAPENLSPKEEVLIKEKEGERILGKVRPDDYVIALAIQGEMPSSEKLANKLDQLATYGNSKIAFIIGGSLGLSEKVMDRADEAISFSKMTFPHQLMRLILVEQIYRAFRINRGEPYHK
- a CDS encoding malate:quinone oxidoreductase; protein product: MSDRQTKTDVILIGAGIMSATLGALLKELVPEWNIKVFEKLAKPGEESSNEWNNAGTGHAALCELNYTNEKPDGSIDISKAIKINEQFQVSKQFWSYLVNRKLITNPQEFIKALPHMSLVQGESNVTFLKKRFEALSNNPLFQGMEYSDNPEKLEEWIPLIMNGRTSKDPIAATKIDSGTDVNFGALTRMLFDHLKNNKVEVHYKHSVKDIKRTSDGSWEVKVLDMDSGKMEHHTSKFVFIGGGGGSLPLLQKTGIPESKHIGGFPVSGLFMVCKNPKVIEQHHAKVYGKAKVGAPPMSVPHLDTRFINGKKALLFGPFAGFSPKFLKTGSNLDLIRSVKPNNILTMLAAGVKEMALTKYLIQQVLLSNEKRMEELREFIPNAKLEDWEIVVAGQRVQVIKDTEAGKGTLQFGTEVVSATDGSVAALLGASPGASTAVHVMLEVLEKCFPQHIKEWEPKIKEMIPSFGVSLSGNPDLFKDIDKSTSQTLGLSKKEPVNS
- a CDS encoding universal stress protein, yielding MNKTFSNILVAFDGSKDSREALKMSENLTKFSHARLTVIYVDESKPAATIPVDQPFSVQSAINGNDIINHPQSYVDPVHNPEESGMKHREYSDNTSGEILSIAKSSLSPTLTEVDYEILMGNPADEIYEYAQQNNVDLIIVGNRGVSGIKKLILGSVSSQISNQSPCPVLVVK
- the nhaC gene encoding Na+/H+ antiporter NhaC, with protein sequence MQTDNIKKPTFMYALSMLIAAIAVISVGILAFDAPIQILMFISMLVLIPFMMGLGFSYKQVEKSMISSMSRALQPGLILLTVGILIGAWIASGTVPTLIFYGVNAISPQFFLVTTLLFCSLVSVATGTSWGTIGTAGIAMMGVGTTLGIPVGITAGAIISGAYFGDKMSPLSDTTNLAPTVTGGELFTHIKHMLWTTIPAYIITAVIFTLIGLKYTGTVDAASVGQLTSYLNEAFNLGIVPLIPIAVLITLLMLKKPAIPSIFIGAAVGGIIAMVYQGVSFGDIINIFYSGYQVESGIAIVDSLLQRGGLVSMIALVALFLFALGLGGMLAEAGVLEALIASFAHKIQHTGTLVFVTIIVSYATLAIGGSVYFSTVMGGTLMRPIFERLNLKPENLSRVLEDTGTQSSSLVPWTGSGLYTAGALGVATGAYLPFCFLALITPLVSLFYGITGITMTKYEEPREKRKKTAMKTVEA